A region of Lycium barbarum isolate Lr01 chromosome 1, ASM1917538v2, whole genome shotgun sequence DNA encodes the following proteins:
- the LOC132636476 gene encoding eukaryotic translation initiation factor 5B-like — MGRKKGTEHEEENPEAAKQVGGGGKSKKKNRVIDDDEYSVGTELSEEPTVQEETALAFGKKKGKKGNKSGVKDDGDNDDEMDEKPVKQGGGGGKSRKKNVVVDDDEYAIGADVSEEPEEKVAPAMAGGKKKGKKGKKGATSYGVLGEDDDVEDRLDLTRDSDQEDEGIAQFSGKAKKSSVFSTAFDTIGDEDDEEDEEPVVAGEGKNSFSVALLDEEEEATETVEDDDDVPELIFAGKKKSSKKKKKSAVSMTETNVKEEAEPEEADDNKSKKQERDVPETSKNKTKKKKGGRTTVQEDEDEIDKILAELGEGSAPAPAPEVQPESKDSKSKKKKGGRTAQEEDDIDKILAEIGEGQATSAPAPASLLQEEKGQPGDDAAEKEEAVEEGAVESAAAKKKKKKKEKEKEKKAAAAASSVEEETKTDAKGKLGDKKQSKQVREMQERLKKMKEAEERKKREEEEKLRKEEEERLRLEELERLAEEKKRLKKEREKEKLLKKKQEGKLLTGKQKEEARRLEAMRKQFLANGGTQALPIGENKKETTKRPIYQKKKSKPQANGKSQEESVESSEVKEQQQELVSEVDSVETEKVEDVDSTITEEKSEIADAEENEAEEEEDDEEWDAKSWDDADLKLPGKSAFEDEEVDSEPLPITKKEIKVASSAAATLPIAAKSVIPTQKAAATVPGVLKNDQGRKGDPDDSVAEQNKQKGSPEEPQSEDNLRSPICCIMGHVDTGKTKLLDCIRGTNVQEGEAGGITQQIGATYFPAENIRERTKELKADAKLKVPGLLVIDTPGHESFTNLRSRGSGLCDIAILVVDIMHGLEPQTIESLNLLKMRNTEFIVALNKVDRLYGWKVCKNAPIVKAMKQQSKDVQFEFNNRLTQVVTQFKEQGINTELYYKNKEMGKDTFSIIPTSAISGEGIPDMLLLLVQWTQKTMVEKLTYSNEVQCTVLEVKVVEGHGTTIDVVLVNGVLHEGNQIVVCGMQGPIVTTIRALLTPHPMKELRVKGTYLHHKQIKAAQGIKITAQGFEHAIAGTSLYVVGPDDNLEDIKEAAMEDMKSVMSRIDKSGEGVYVQASTLGSLEALLEFLKTPDVSIPVSGIGIGPVHKKDVMKASVMLEKKKEYATILAFDVKVTQEARELADEAGVKIFMADIIYHLFDQFKAYIDAIKEEQKKEVAEEAVFPCVLKIVPNCVFNKKDPIVLGVDVLEGIARIGTPICIPQKDFIDIGRLASIENNHKPVDSAKKGQRVAIKIVGSNSEEQQKMFGRHFEMEDELVSKISRRSIDILKANFRKDLSVEDWRLVMKLKTLFKIQ, encoded by the exons ATGGGGAGAAAGAAGGGAACAGAACACGAGGAAGAGAACCCCGAAGCTGCCAAGCAGGTCGGTGGTGGAGGGAAGTCGAAGAAGAAGAATAGGGTGATTGACGACGATGAGTACTCTGTTGGGACTGAATTGTCCGAAGAACCTACGGTTCAGGAAGAGACAGCACTGGCTTTTGgtaagaagaaaggtaagaaggGCAATAAGTCGGGGGTTAAAGACGATGGTGACAACGACGATGAAATGGACGAGAAGCCGGTCAAGCAGGGTGGTGGTGGAGGGAAGTCGAGGAAGAAGAATGTGGTagttgatgatgatgaatatgctATCGGGGCAGACGTATCAGAAGAGCCGGAAGAAAAAGTTGCACCGGCGATGGCAGGTGGTAAGAAAAAAGGTAAAAAGGGAAAGAAGGGTGCGACTAGTTATGGAGTACTTGGAGAGGATGACGATGTAGAAGACAGGTTGGATTTAACGAGGGATAGTGACCAAGAGGATGAAGGCATTGCCCAATTCTCTGGGAAGGCGAAGAAGTCTAGTGTGTTTTCTACAGCTTTTGACACAATTGGTGATGAAGATGATGAGGAAGATGAAGAACCAGTGGTTGCTGGTGAGGGGAAGAATTCATTTAGTGTGGCGCTTCTTGATGAAGAAGAGGAGGCGACAGAGACAGTTGAAGACGATGATGATGTGCCAGAACTTATTTTTGCAGGTAAAAAGAAGTCAtctaagaagaagaaaaaaagtgctGTCAGCATGACTGAAACCAATGTTAAGGAAGAAGCTGAACCTGAAGAAGCGGATGATAATAAAAGCAAAAAGCAGGAAAGAGATGTACCAGAAACTTCTAAGAATAAAACCAAGAAGAAAAAGGGTGGCCGTACAACAGTACAAGAAGATGAGGATGAGATTGACAAGATTCTAGCAGAGCTTGGTGAAGGATCAGCTCCTGCTCCTGCTCCGGAGGTGCAGCCTGAGTCAAAAGATAGTAAATCTAAGAAGAAAAAGGGCGGTAGAACAGCTCAAGAGGAGGATGACATCGACAAAATTCTGGCAGAAATTGGTGAAGGGCAAGCTACATCTGCACCTGCTCCTGCTTCTCTTCTACAAGAGGAGAAAGGTCAACCAGGCGATGATGCTGCTGAGAAGGAGGAAGCAGTTGAAGAAGGAGCTGTTGAGTCTGCTGCtgcaaagaagaagaaaaagaagaaggagaaggaaaaagagaaaaaggCAGCAGCAGCTGCCTCTAGTGTGGAGGAAGAAACAAAAACTGATGCAAAAGGAAAATTGGGAGATAAGAAACAGTCGAAGCAGGTTAGGGAGATGCAAGAGAGACTCAAAAAGATGAAGGAAGCTGAAGAAAGGAAGAAGAGGGAAGAAGAGGAAAAGTTAAGGAAGGAAGAAGAGGAACGTCTTCGCCTGGAAGAACTGGAAAGACTTGCAGAAGAGAAGAAACGtttgaaaaaggagagagagaaGGAAAAGCTCTTGAAGAAGAAACAAGAGGGAAAACTGCTTACAGGAAAGCAAAAGGAAGAAGCTCGAAGATTAGAAGCAATGAGAAAGCAATTTCTTGCTAATGGTGGGACACAGGCACTCCCCATTGGGGAGAATAAGAAAGAGACAACCAAACGGCCAATTTATCAAAAAAAGAAGTCGAAGCCACAAGCTAATGGAAAATCCCAGGAAGAGTCTGTTGAAAGCTCAGAAGTTAAAGAACAGCAGCAGGAGCTGGTGTCTGAGGTTGACTCCGTGGAAACTGAGAAGGTTGAGGATGTGGATTCGACAATTACAGAGGAGAAGTCAGAAATAGCTGATGCAGAAGAAAATGaagctgaagaagaagaagatgatgaggaATGGGATGCAAAAAGTTGGGATGATGCTGATCTGAAACTGCCTGGTAAGAGTGCTTTTGAAGATGAGGAGGTAGATTCAGAACCGCTGCCTATAACTAAGAAAGAGATTAAGGTTGCAAGTTCAGCTGCAGCAACTCTCCCTATTGCTGCCAAGTCGGTGATTCCTACTCAAAAAGCGGCTGCAACTGTACCAGGTGTACTGAAGAATGACCAAGGTAGGAAGGGTGACCCTGATGATAGCGTTGCAGAACAAAACAAGCAGAAAGGCAGTCCTGAAGAACCCCAGAGTGAAGACAATCTCCGGTCTCCTATTTGCTGTATTATGGGGCATGTTGATACTGGTAAAACCAAGCTACTTGATTGCATACGAGGCACTAATGTTCAAGAAGGTGAAGCTGGAGGGATTACTCAGCAGATAGGTGCAACTTACTTTCCAGCTGAGAATATACGCGAGAGAACTAAGGAGCTCAAAGCTGATGCGAAGCTGAAGGTCCCTGGTTTGTTGGTCATCGACACTCCTGGACATGAATCTTTCACGAATCTGCGTTCTCGAGGTTCAGGTTTATGTGATATTGCAATTTTGGTTGTTGACATCATGCATGGACTAGAACCACAGACCATAGAATCACTTAATCTTCTGAAGATGCGGAATACAGAATTTATTGTTGCTCTGAATAAG GTGGATAGGCTTTATGGATGGAAAGTTTGTAAGAATGCTCCCATTGTGAAGGCGATGAAGCAACAGTCCAAAGATGTTCAGTTTGAATTTAATAATAGGCTTACTCAG GTTGTTACCCAGTTCAAGGAACAAGGTATAAATACAGAATTATACTATAAAAACAAAGAAATGGGGAAGGACACTTTCAGTATTATACCAACTAGTGCTATTAG TGGCGAAGGTATTCCTGACATGCTGTTGTTACTTGTTCAATGGACACAAAAGACGATGGTTGAGAAACTTACTTACAGCAACGAAGTCCAG TGTACGGTTTTGGAGGTTAAGGTTGTTGAAGGTCATGGAACAACCATTGATGTGGTTTTGGTTAATGGTGTGCTTCATGAAGGAAATCAAATAGTCGTTTGTGGCATGCAG GGACCTATTGTTACCACGATCCGAGCATTACTGACGCCTCATCCCATGAAGGAACTCCGAGTAAAG GGAACATATTTGCATCATAAGCAAATCAAGGCTGCCCAGGGTATAAAGATTACCGCTCAG GGCTTTGAGCATGCAATTGCTGGTACTAGTCTATATGTTGTGGGGCCTGATGATAATTTGGAAGATATCAAAGAAGCAGCTATGGAAGATATGAAGTCAGTGATGAGCCGGATCGACAAAAGTGGAGAGGGAGTATATGTTCAAGCATCTACACTTGGATCATTGGAAGCTTTGCTGGAATTTTTGAAGACCCCAGATGTAAGCATACCTGTCAGTGGGATCGGCATAGGCCCTGTGCATAAAAAGGATGTCATGAAAGCTAGTGTTATGCTTGAGAAGAAGAAAGAGTATGCAACAATCTTGGCCTTCGACGTGAAAGTGACACAGGAAGCTCGGGAACTTGCAGATGAGGCTGGTGTCAAAATTTTTATGGCTGATATTATTTATCACCTGTTCGATCAGTTTAAAGCCTACATTGACGCTATCAAGGAAGAACAAAAGAAGGAAGTTGCTGAAGAAGCAGTCTTCCCCTGTGTGCTCAAGATTGTACCAAATTGTGTCTTCAACAAGAAAGATCCAATTGTTCTGGGAGTTGATGTTCTTGAGGGCATTGCCAGG ATCGGAACTCCAATATGTATTCCTCAAAAGGACTTCATTGATATAGGTCGTCTTGCGTCCATTGAGAACAACCATAAGCCTGTTGACTCTGCGAAGAAAGGCCAAAGGGTGGCCATTAAG ATAGTTGGATCTAACTCTGAGGAGCAACAGAAGATGTTTGGCAGGCATTTTGAAATGGAAGATGAGCTTGTCAGCAAAATTTCAAGGAGGTCCATTGACATACTCAAGGCCAATTTCCGG AAAGACCTATCAGTTGAGGATTGGAGACTTGTCATGAAACTGAAGACCCTCTTTAAGATACAATGA